Part of the Nicotiana sylvestris chromosome 2, ASM39365v2, whole genome shotgun sequence genome, catacctcatatccaggatagatcctttgaagtacatatttcagaaacccatgcctacaggGAATTTAGCTAAATGGAAGATACtgctgagtgagttcgacatcgtttatgtaactcaaaaggcattCAAGGGACAAGCgttagcagatcaccttgctgaaaatccggtgggaggagaatacaaacccttgaaaacgtattttcttgATGATGAAGTATCATTTATGGGAGAAGACATTATGGAatcatatgacggttggaggatgttctttgacggagccgcaaatttTAAAGGAGTAAGCATTGGAGAAGTCTTGGTCTCAGAAACGGGTCAGTATTATCTGGtatctgccaaactcagatttccttgcaccaacaacatggcagaatatgaagcatacatactagggctcaacatggcagtcgagaTGAACATTAAGAAGTTGTTGGTGATCGGCGATTCAAATTTACTTGTGCACCATGTGCAAGGAGAATGGGATACCAAGAAtcccaagatattgccatatctgcaccgtGTGCAGGAATTGGAaaggaggttcacgaagatagaattctgacatgtgcccaaaattcaggatgagtttgccgacgcattagccactttgtcatcaatgatacagcatccagataagaactttattgatcccattccggtgaggatccataatcagtcgacatattg contains:
- the LOC138885692 gene encoding uncharacterized protein, which encodes MPKHFGPRIVRKLLTRSVYLSTPLVLVHPEPGRPLLLYLSVLDGAFRCFLGQHDEIRRKVQAIYYLSKKFTPYEAQYSLLKRTCCGLTWAAQKLRHYFYAYNTYLISRIDPLKYIFQKPMPTGNLAKWKILLSEFDIVYVTQKAFKGQALADHLAENPVGGEYKPLKTYFLDDEVSFMGEDIMESYDGWRMFFDGAANFKGVSIGEVLVSETGQYYLVSAKLRFPCTNNMAEYEAYILGLNMAVEMNIKKLLVIGDSNLLVHHVQGEWDTKNPKILPYLHRVQELERRFTKIEF